A single window of Fervidobacterium sp. DNA harbors:
- a CDS encoding peptidylprolyl isomerase — protein sequence MGIKNGDKVKVHYTGKFESGEVFDSSLNRQPLEFVIGAGQVIQGFEEELLGMEIGEKKTFVIPFEKAYGPIREDLKFSVQRSMLPDDVNVGDLLEVHQPDGNVFIVKVDQINNSVAILDANHPLAGKNLVFEVEIIAIN from the coding sequence ATGGGTATCAAAAACGGTGACAAAGTGAAAGTACACTACACAGGAAAGTTTGAAAGTGGCGAAGTATTCGACTCATCTTTAAACAGGCAACCTCTTGAGTTTGTAATAGGAGCCGGGCAAGTAATTCAAGGGTTTGAAGAAGAACTATTAGGAATGGAAATTGGTGAAAAAAAGACATTTGTAATACCTTTTGAAAAAGCTTATGGGCCAATTCGCGAAGATTTAAAATTTTCTGTGCAAAGAAGTATGCTGCCTGACGATGTCAATGTTGGTGATTTATTAGAAGTTCATCAACCAGATGGAAATGTTTTTATTGTTAAAGTAGACCAAATAAATAATTCAGTTGCAATACTTGATGCAAATCATCCGTTAGCTGGGAAAAATCTCGTATTTGAAGTCGAAATAATAGCAATAAACTGA